Proteins encoded in a region of the Streptomyces sp. NBC_00310 genome:
- a CDS encoding pyruvate carboxylase yields the protein MLRKVLVANRGEIAIRAFRAGYEVGARTVAVFPHEDRNSLHRLKADEAYEIGEPGHPVRAYLSVEEIMRAARLAGADAVYPGYGFLSENPELARACEEAGITFVGPSAHILELTGNKARAVAAARAAGVPVLGSSEPSTDVDELVRAADDIGFPVFVKAVAGGGGRGMRRVEDPAALRESIEAASREAASAFGDPTVFLEKAVVEPRHIEVQILADGHGDVIHLFERDCSVQRRHQKVIELAPAPNLDPALRDRICADAVRFAREIGYRNAGTVEFLLDREGNHVFIEMNPRIQVEHTVTEEVTDVDLVQSQLRIAAGATLADLGLSQETVTLRGAALQCRITTEDPANGFRPDTGRISAYRSPGGSGIRLDGGTTHAGTEISAHFDSMLVKLTCRGRDFTTAVNRARRAVAEFRIRGVATNIPFLQAVLDDPDFQSGNVTTSFIEQRPHLLTSRHSADRGTKLLTYLADVTVNKPHGERPALIDPSTKLPRPTVTEPPAGSKQKLVELGPEGFARWLRESPTIGVTDTTFRDAHQSLLATRVRTKDMLAVAPVVARTLPQLLSLECWGGATYDVALRFLAEDPWERLAAFRAAAPNICLQMLLRGRNTVGYTPYPTEVTDAFVQEASETGIDIFRIFDALNDVGQMRPAIDAVRATGTAVAEVALCYTSDLSNPGEQLYTLDYYLRLAEQIVEAGAHVLAVKDMAGLLRAPAATKLVTALRREFDLPVHIHTHDTAGGQLATYLAAIQAGADAVDGAVASMAGTTSQPSLSAIVAATDYSDRPTGLDLQAVGDLEPYWESVRRIYAPFEAGLASPTGRVYDHEIPGGQLSNLRTQAVALGLGDRFEDIEAMYTAADRILGHLVKVTPSSKVVGDLALHLVGAGVAPEEFEATPDRFDIPDSVIGFLRGELGTPPGGWPEPFRSKALQGRADAKPVQDLNAEDRTGLEKDRRATLNRLLFPGPTREFETHRQTYGDTSVLDSKDFFYGLGPGKEYAVDLEPGVRLLIGLEAVGEADERGMRTVMSTLNGQLRPIQIRDKAASSDIPVTEKADRSNPGHVAAPFAGVVTLAVAEGDEVAAGATVATIEAMKMEATITVPKAGRVSRLAINKIQQVEGGDLLVEIV from the coding sequence ATGCTCCGCAAGGTACTGGTCGCCAACCGAGGCGAGATCGCGATCCGGGCGTTCCGCGCCGGCTACGAAGTGGGCGCGCGGACCGTCGCCGTCTTCCCCCACGAGGACCGCAACTCGCTGCACCGGCTCAAGGCCGACGAGGCCTACGAGATCGGCGAACCGGGGCACCCCGTGCGGGCGTATCTCTCCGTCGAGGAGATCATGCGCGCCGCCCGGCTGGCGGGCGCCGACGCCGTCTACCCCGGCTACGGGTTCCTGTCGGAGAACCCCGAGCTGGCCCGGGCGTGCGAGGAGGCGGGCATCACGTTCGTCGGCCCCAGCGCGCACATCCTGGAGCTGACCGGCAACAAGGCGCGCGCCGTGGCCGCCGCCCGCGCCGCCGGCGTACCGGTCCTGGGCTCCTCCGAGCCCTCCACCGACGTGGACGAACTGGTCCGCGCCGCCGACGACATCGGCTTCCCCGTGTTCGTCAAGGCCGTCGCCGGCGGCGGCGGACGCGGAATGCGCCGCGTCGAGGACCCCGCCGCGCTGCGCGAGTCCATCGAGGCGGCGTCCCGCGAGGCCGCCTCCGCCTTCGGTGACCCCACCGTCTTCCTGGAGAAGGCCGTCGTCGAGCCCCGCCACATCGAGGTGCAGATCCTCGCCGACGGCCACGGCGACGTCATCCACCTCTTCGAGCGCGACTGTTCGGTGCAGCGCCGCCACCAGAAGGTCATCGAGCTGGCCCCGGCCCCGAACCTCGACCCGGCCCTGCGCGACCGGATCTGCGCCGACGCCGTACGGTTCGCCCGGGAGATCGGCTACCGCAACGCGGGCACCGTCGAGTTCCTCCTCGACCGCGAGGGCAACCACGTCTTCATCGAGATGAACCCCCGTATCCAGGTCGAGCACACGGTCACCGAGGAGGTCACCGACGTCGACCTCGTGCAGTCCCAGCTGCGCATCGCCGCCGGGGCCACCCTCGCCGACCTCGGGCTCTCCCAGGAGACCGTCACGCTGCGCGGCGCCGCCCTCCAGTGCCGTATCACCACCGAGGACCCCGCCAACGGCTTCCGCCCCGACACCGGCCGCATCAGCGCCTACCGCTCGCCCGGCGGCTCCGGCATCCGCCTCGACGGCGGCACCACCCACGCCGGTACGGAGATCAGCGCCCACTTCGACTCGATGCTGGTCAAACTGACCTGCCGGGGCCGGGACTTCACCACCGCCGTCAACCGGGCCCGGCGCGCCGTCGCCGAGTTCCGTATCCGGGGCGTGGCCACGAACATCCCGTTCCTGCAGGCCGTCCTCGACGACCCGGACTTCCAGTCGGGTAACGTCACCACGTCGTTCATCGAGCAGCGCCCGCACCTGCTCACCTCCCGGCACTCCGCCGACCGGGGCACCAAGCTGCTCACCTATCTGGCCGATGTCACGGTCAACAAGCCGCACGGCGAGCGGCCCGCCCTGATCGACCCGTCCACCAAGCTGCCTCGGCCCACCGTCACCGAACCCCCGGCCGGCTCCAAGCAGAAGCTCGTCGAACTCGGCCCGGAGGGCTTCGCCCGCTGGCTGCGCGAGTCCCCGACCATCGGCGTCACCGACACCACCTTCCGGGACGCCCACCAGTCGCTGCTCGCCACCCGCGTCCGTACGAAGGACATGCTCGCCGTCGCCCCCGTGGTCGCCCGGACCCTGCCGCAGCTGCTCTCCCTGGAGTGCTGGGGCGGCGCCACCTACGACGTCGCCCTCCGCTTCCTCGCCGAGGACCCCTGGGAGCGGTTGGCCGCCTTCCGCGCCGCCGCGCCCAACATCTGCCTCCAGATGCTGCTGCGCGGCCGCAACACCGTCGGCTACACGCCGTACCCGACCGAGGTCACCGACGCCTTCGTCCAGGAGGCCTCCGAGACCGGCATCGACATCTTCCGGATCTTCGACGCGCTCAACGACGTGGGCCAGATGCGGCCCGCCATCGACGCCGTACGGGCCACCGGGACGGCCGTCGCCGAGGTCGCCCTCTGCTACACCTCCGATCTCTCCAACCCCGGCGAGCAGCTCTACACGCTTGACTACTACCTCCGGCTGGCCGAACAGATCGTCGAGGCGGGCGCCCACGTGCTGGCCGTCAAGGACATGGCGGGACTGCTGCGCGCCCCGGCCGCCACGAAGCTCGTGACGGCGCTGCGCCGCGAGTTCGACCTGCCGGTGCACATTCACACCCACGACACGGCGGGCGGCCAGCTCGCCACCTACCTCGCCGCGATCCAGGCCGGCGCCGACGCCGTCGACGGGGCCGTGGCGTCCATGGCGGGCACCACCTCGCAGCCGTCGCTGTCGGCGATCGTGGCCGCGACCGACTACTCCGACCGGCCCACCGGCCTCGACCTGCAAGCCGTCGGGGACCTGGAGCCCTACTGGGAGAGCGTCCGCCGGATCTACGCCCCGTTCGAGGCGGGCCTCGCCTCACCCACCGGCCGTGTCTACGACCACGAGATCCCCGGCGGCCAGCTCTCCAACCTCCGCACCCAGGCCGTCGCCCTCGGCCTCGGCGACCGCTTCGAGGACATCGAGGCGATGTACACCGCCGCCGACCGCATCCTCGGCCACCTGGTGAAGGTCACCCCCTCCTCCAAGGTGGTCGGCGACCTCGCGCTGCACCTCGTCGGCGCCGGAGTGGCCCCCGAGGAGTTCGAGGCGACGCCGGACCGGTTCGACATCCCCGACTCCGTCATCGGCTTCCTGCGCGGCGAGCTGGGCACCCCGCCCGGCGGCTGGCCCGAGCCGTTCCGCAGCAAGGCCCTCCAGGGCCGCGCCGACGCCAAGCCCGTCCAGGACCTGAACGCCGAGGACCGTACCGGACTGGAGAAGGACCGGCGCGCCACCCTCAACCGGCTGCTGTTCCCCGGCCCGACCCGCGAGTTCGAGACCCACCGCCAGACCTACGGCGACACCAGCGTCCTCGACAGCAAGGACTTCTTCTACGGGCTCGGTCCCGGCAAGGAGTACGCCGTCGACCTGGAGCCCGGCGTCCGGCTCCTCATCGGCCTGGAGGCCGTCGGCGAGGCCGACGAACGCGGCATGCGCACGGTGATGTCCACGCTGAACGGCCAACTGCGCCCCATCCAGATCCGCGACAAGGCCGCCTCCTCCGACATCCCCGTCACCGAGAAGGCCGACCGCTCCAACCCCGGCCATGTCGCCGCCCCGTTCGCCGGCGTGGTCACCCTCGCGGTCGCCGAGGGCGACGAGGTCGCGGCCGGTGCGACGGTCGCCACCATCGAGGCCATGAAGATGGAGGCCACCATCACCGTCCCGAAGGCCGGACGGGTGTCCCGCCTGGCCATCAACAAGATCCAGCAGGTGGAGGGCGGCGACCTGCTCGTCGAGATCGTCTGA